One stretch of Xiphophorus hellerii strain 12219 chromosome 21, Xiphophorus_hellerii-4.1, whole genome shotgun sequence DNA includes these proteins:
- the kiaa1217 gene encoding sickle tail protein homolog isoform X17: protein MSETDAPTAFTRGSRVRASLPVVRSTNQTKDRSLGVLYLQYGDETKQIRMPNEITSIDTIRALFVSAFPQQLNMKMLESPSVAVYVKDDMRNMYYELADVRNITDHSCLKVYHKDPAQAFSHGPRPANGDARMHSEMAHVTRDGQHPLRHPPMGPPSHHPLQGALPPTPHSMPPSPSRIPFGPRQNSVPGSATIPRDRMSNVNPSTRSVSPCPSAILERRDVKPDQDLGGKSHTLTRGNEGLYADPYLLQEGRITMTAGHGQHSSPGLDGPEHGMGGFHRASIRSTSSYGGPSPTDSVDHSPLYRQKSRNSQLPTLGSKTPPPSPHRMTEVRMIDIHGMPPHGVPPHGVPPHGVPPHAVPPHGVSLERGSPVRQSFRKEEVAGAKPRNSMGSPVVPDPQGHSQGPAPTPNDQETRERMKFMEQQITSLTGLVHHVLLKAPNSSGNKESQSERTPNTSSPAHSTPSSAGGSTIVAPKTNSAPPDKNLSPLKVNLMQFRNNVSDLRIQLHQMRQLQVQNQEVLRVQLKRAEQEITIKLTEAMRRAEDPVQRQRAVVEEDRHKYLGLEERVLVQLSELEQYVASLQPDSATTTRVVTLKDVEEGAITLRKVGESLAGLKGEFPALQTRMRAVLRVEVEAVKFLKEEPHKLDSMLKRVKSLTDSLSSLRRYATEGSQKGVDISINASVGVNHTTAAETAVEAPSTSVQLTSSSAPPEAQSSTVRSEVMPSSPVVIHHVQSSPVHIQQSQQSAALIAQPSPPLTPSPTQIPSPNLSKHQDRESPKGSVSDPSSPARLKKIHGNLVNNGNSAPHQDLVIEELQNTKEKSKNRVMSIEAAEKEWEEKRQNMGHYDGKEFEKILQEAQANMMKGIPSLEVEESQILLSAGIVEQRDIPSPFESPSEESLVDKPAKKGSDKLPKPLLEKSIKPASSKTAIKSAATDNLTRQGSDKSNKSPPPPPPRKTFSSSNSGMTTTRSGEVVYTTRKESISAQEVEEDAPLPSPQFKPTKVAPETKPKPITPPPVTASVNREEEDEGDKIMAELQVFQKCTVKDLGIKNLVEPTNRIETQIKELRPGNLLPHKEKKQSSEPSREDKDPDTDENGNTTTRQSPGVIYYVTGQIPKDQPPPSGLEDTPEHRESSQPLTQVSNVNANDNSPSQQQQMLQMQMSPQPKSPPPVTPPPISPKPTGLNGFKLPQKQVKRAESLKTSAEVKKEKKLNKTNTEKKTKQASEHVSSFKNTKQILPTSNNPVKEVPKVQRHGKTASNKRDLTIANFDDGDDGAGLSPDLPGEEAPPPPDIAFMITNKKVQPLSCGEYQELVNANKGSVQTVTVGSASNKANTTVDPTMPQDNGFHKKPVIIIFNEPMDIRSAYKRLSTIFECEEELERMLAEERIDEESEESDTERSTGLQVRAGSAEMVDGEKIISTQSTAEHTGSSSSSSSSISELMDSGMNTDTNGDAKQDGKKKFKFKFPKKQLAALTQAIRTGTKSGKKTLQVVVYEDEEESDGTVRQHREAKRFEITRSKSFAEGTKGSVSITQTDQNSDALCRTNEIRKNAYKTLDSLEQTIKQLETTINEMGPCSPEEPVSTEDTKARPGKESDVVGLKRSSSLPTSRAHGPKVSSKSLLQKKTKPQLLPRPVVAPSSTSTSATVLSVPTSIQQIPLQNTSAASPSSRMPVPLSAKSRQSPATSDKAGKQQKLQDAQRQFRQANGSAKRVGGDHKTAPPTIPVSKIPAFYPSSAKGSCQSALNSDATNPINPSSAPPSATKSSHTPRSGSLPSSHIPSLSNGSLKLPAPSQHTGKALSFSSQTQNGRVHSSSSSSFSSSSSFSPSPLSPTPLGPGGKSIRTIHTPSFTSYRSHNGSSSKSSIPTTTAAKDTT, encoded by the exons GAACATCACAGATCACTCTTGCCTCAAAGTGTACCACAAGGATCCAGCTCAGGCTTTCAGCCATGGACCTCGGCCTGCCAACGGCGATGCCAGG ATGCACAGCGAGATGGCACATGTCACCCGTGATGGTCAGCACCCTCTAAGACATCCACCTATGGGTCCTCCATCACACCATCCCCTGCAAGGAGCACTCCCACCTACTCCCCACTCCATGCCACCATCCCCCTCCCGAATCCCATTTGGCCCACGTCAGAACTCTGTCCCTGGAAGCGCCACTATCCCAAGAGACCGGATGTCTAATGTCAATCCTTCAACCCGGTCTGTCTCTCCTTGTCCCAGCGCTATACTGGAGAGACGGGACGTGAAGCCAGATCAAGACTTGGGTGGGAAAAGTCACACTCTAACCAGAGGGAATGAGGGTTTGTATGCAGATCCATATCTGCTCCAAGAGGGACGAATCACCATGACTGCAGGTCATGGGCAGCACAGCAGCCCTGGACTTGATGGTCCAGAACATGGCATGGGGGGATTTCACCGTGCCTCCATCCGCTCTACAAGCTCTTATGGTGGGCCCAGTCCTACAGACTCTGTGGATCACTCTCCTTTGTACAGGCAGAAGTCTCGAAACAGTCAGTTGCCTACTTTGGGTTCCAAGACTCCTCCTCCGTCCCCTCATAGGATGACTGAGGTACGGATGATTGATATCCACGGCATGCCCCCTCATGGTGTACCACCTCATGGTGTTCCACCTCATGGTGTTCCACCTCATGCTGTCCCACCTCATGGTGTTTCCCTGGAGAGAGGCTCACCAGTGCGCCAGTCCTTCAGGAAGGAAGAAGTTGCAGGGGCTAAGCCCAGGAACAGCATGGGATCTCCTGTGGTCCCAGACCCTCAGGGTCACTCTCAAGGGCCGGCTCCAACTCCAAATGACCAGGAGACACG AGAGCGAATGAAGTTTATGGAGCAACAGATTACCAGCTTGACTGGTCTTGTTCATCATGTACTTTTAAAGGCTCCAAACTCTAGTGGCAACAAGGAGTCTCAAAG CGAGAGAACACCAAATACTTCATCTCCAGCTCACAGCACACCTAGTTCAG CAGGTGGATCTACTATCGTGGCTCCTAAAACCAATTCAGCCCCACCAGACAAGAACTTATCTCCACTCAAAGTGAATCTCATGCAGTTCAGAAATAATGTTTCTGACCTCAGGATACAACTTCATCAGATGAGACAGCTGCAG gtccagaaccaggaggttttACGGGTGCAGCTGAAGCGGGCAGAGCAGGAAATTACTATTAAACTCACAGAGGCAATGCGGCGGGCGGAAGACCCTGTCCAGAGGCAGAGAGCTGTGGTAGAGGAGGACAGGCACAAGTACTTGGGTCTGGAGGAACGTGTCCTTGTACAGCTCAG tgagctGGAGCAATATGTAGCATCTCTGCAACCCGATTCAGCAACAACAACCAGGGTGGTGACCTTAAAGGATGTAGAGGAGGGAGCAATAACTCTGAGGAAGGTGGGAGAGTCTCTGGCCGGCCTTAAAG GAGAGTTCCCAGCCCTGCAAACCAGAATGCGAGCTGTGCTCAGAGTGGAAGTGGAGGCTGTTAAATTTCTGAAGGAAGAGCCTCACAAACTCGACAGCATGCTAAAACGGGTCAAGAGCCTGACCGATTCTCTCAGCAGCCTGAGAAG ATATGCAACCGAAGGGTCTCAGAAAGGAGTAGATATTTCCATCAATGCCTCAGTAGGTGTCAACCACACAACAGCTGCAGAAACCGCTGTAGAAGCTCCATCAACATCAGTCCAGCTCACCTCTTCCTCAGCTCCACCAGAGGCACAGAGCTCCACCGTAAGATCGGAGGTGATGCCCTCCTCCCCAGTGGTCATCCATCATGTCCAGAGTTCTCCAGTTCACATACAGCAGTCCCAGCAATCTGCGGCCCTCATAGCTCAGCCCAGTCCTCCCCTCACCCCTAGCCCTACTCAGATTCCCAGTCCTAACCTGAGTAAACATCAAGACCGGGAATCTCCAAAAGGGTCGGTCTCAGATCCATCAAGTCCTGCTCGCCTCAAGAAGATTCATGGGAATCTGGTGAATAATGGCAACAGCGCTCCTCATCAGGATCTTGTAATAGAGGAGCTCCAGAACACCaaggagaaaagcaaaaacagagtTATGTCCATTGAG gcAGCTGAGAAGGAATGGGAAGAGAAAAGGCAGAATATGGGTCATTATGACGGCAAAGAGTTTGAGAAGATCCTTCAAGAGGCTCAGGCCAACATGATGAAGGGAATTCCAAGCTTAGAAGTGGAGGAAAGCCAAATACTGCTCTCTGCTGGCATAGTGGAACAAAGAGACATTCCCAGCCCTTTTGAGTCACCATCag AGGAGTCTCTAGTAGACAAACCCGCCAAAAAGGGGTCCGATAAACTACCGAAGCCTTTATTGGAGAAATCTATCAAGCCAGCATCTTCTAAAACTGCCATTAAGTCAGCAGCCACTGACAATTTGACCAGACAGGGGTCTGACAAATCAAACAAGTCCCCACCACCGCCACCTCCAAGAAAAACCTTCTCCAGCTCAAATTCAGGCATGACTACAACACGTTCTGGAGAGGTGGTCTATACAACTCGGAAGGAAAGCATCTCAGCACAG GAGGTTGAGGAAGATGCTCCTCTTCCATCCCCTCAGTTCAAGCCCACAAAGGTTGCTCCGGAGACCAAGCCGAAGCCCATCACACCCCCTCCTGTCACTGCTTCTGTTAAcagagaagaggaggatgaagggGACAAGATCATGGCGGAGCTTCAG GTTTTCCAGAAGTGCACAGTTAAGGATCTAGGGATAAAAAATTTGGTTGAGCCTACCAATCGAATTGAAACCCAAATCAAAGAACTAAGACCAGGAAATTTGTTGCCccacaaagagaaaaag CAGAGCTCAGAACCAAGTCGAGAGGATAAAGATCCAGACACAGAtgaaaatggaaacacaactacAAGACAAAGCCCTGGG GTCATATATTATGTGACTGGCCAGATTCCCAAAGATCAACCACCCCCATCAGGACTGGAAGACACCCCAGAACACAGGGAGTCCTCACAGCCTCTAACACAGGTGTCAAATGTCAATGCTAATGACAATTCTCCAAGCCAGCAACAACAGATGCTGCAGATGCAGATGTCTCCACAACCAAAATCACCTCCACCTGTTACACCCCCACCTATATCACCTAAACCCACTGGACTCAATGGATTCAAACTGCCACAAAAGCAAGTTAAGCGTGCTGAATCCTTGAAGACTAGTGCAGAagtaaagaaggaaaagaaactcaacaaaacaaacactgaaaagaaaaccaaacaggCCTCAGAGCATGTTtcctcatttaaaaatacaaagcaaaTATTGCCCACATCCAACAATCCTGTGAAAGAGGTACCTAAAGTTCAGCGACATGGAAAGACTGCAAGTAACAAACGTGATTTGACTATAGCTAATtttgatgatggtgatgatggagCCGGTCTTAGCCCTGACTTACCTGGAGAGGAAGCTCCCCCGCCACCAGACATTGCATTTATGATCACTAACAAAAAGGTTCAGCCACTTTCTTGTGGCGAGTACCAAGAACTGGTCAACGCCAACAAGGGTAGTGTCCAGACAGTTACAGTTGGCAGTGCATCAAACAAAGCCAACACCACAGTCGATCCCACTATGCCACAAGATAATGGCTTCCACAAGAAGCCTGTCATCATCATTTTTAATGAGCCAATGGATATCCGCTCAGCTTACAAGCGACTGTCCACCATATTTGAATGTGAAGAAGAGCTGGAGAGAATGCTTGCAGAAGAGCGCATAGATGAAGAAAGTGAGGAGTCAGACACTGAAAGAAGCACTGGATTGCAAGTAAGAGCTGGCAGTGCAGAAATGGTTGATGGTGAAAAGATCATCTCCACACAGAGTACTGCGGAGCACACAGGatcatcatcctcatcttcatcttcaataTCTGAACTAATGGACAGTGGAATGAACACAGATACAAATGGAGATGCCAAACAAGATGGAAAGAAGAAGTTTAAATTTAAGTTCCCAAAGAAACAGCTAGCAGCACTGACACAAGCAATTCGCACAGGCACCAAGTCTGGGAAGAAGACCTTACAAGTGGTGGTGTATGAAGACGAGGAAGAATCTGATGGTACAGTTCGGCAGCACAGGGAAGCAAAGAGATTTGAGATCACTCGCTCAAAATCCTTTGCAGAGGGCACCAAGGGATCAGTGTCTATCACACAAACAGACCAGAACTCAGACGCCCTTTGCAGAACCAATGAGATTCGGAAGAATGCCTACAAGACTCTGGACAGTCTTGAACAAACCATCAAACAGCTGGAAACAACTATTAATGAAATGGGACCATGCTCCCCGGAGGAGCCAGTCAGCACTGAAGACACTAAGGCAAGACCTGGAAAAGAATCTGATGTGGTTGGGTTGAAGAGGTCTTCCTCTCTCCCTACCTCTAGAGCGCATGGGCCTAAAGTATCCAGTAAAAGTTTGCTGCAGAAGAAGACAAAACCTCAGCTCCTTCCTCGCCCTGTTGTGGCCCCTTCTTCCACCAGCACCTCCGCCACAGTCCTCAGTGTACCCACCAGCATACAACAG ATCCCCTTGCAGAACACCAGTGCCGCTTCCCCTTCTAGTCGGATGCCGGTCCCTTTGTCTGCGAAGTCCAGACAGTCGCCGGCTACATCTGACAAAGctggaaaacagcaaaaactgcaGGACGCTCAGAGGCAATTTCGACAG GCTAATGGAAGTGCTAAAAGAGTGGGAGGGGATCATAAAACTGCTCCCCCTACTATACCCGTCTCTAAAATCCCTGCTTTTTATCCTAGCTCTGCTAAAGGCAGCTGCCAGTCTGCGCTAAACTCAGATGCTACTAATCCCATTAACCCGTCTTCTGCTCCTCCTTCTGCGACAAAGTCCTCTCACACCCCCCGTTCCGGTTCCCTACCCTCATCCCATATCCCCTCACTGTCTAACGGATCCCTCAAACTCCCTGCACCTTCACAACACACAGGTAAAGCTCTCTCGTTCTCCTCACAGACTCAGAATGGTCGAGtgcactcctcctcctcctcttcattctcctcctcctcctccttctccccctCCCCTCTGTCTCCCACACCATTGGGGCCAGGTGGAAAGAGCATCCGCACCATACACACCCCCAGCTTCACCAGCTACAGATCGCAcaacggcagcagcagcaaatccTCCATCccaacaactacagcagctaAGGACACAACTTAG
- the kiaa1217 gene encoding sickle tail protein homolog isoform X15 — MYGWRENGGHHFTTVSLPQFFSGTHGCTHRGNGTRSTLSQRTCGDSLYPRLSLHELLPGLFLYTIRLSKETGNPPDLVSVLYLQYGDETKQIRMPNEITSIDTIRALFVSAFPQQLNMKMLESPSVAVYVKDDMRNMYYELADVRNITDHSCLKVYHKDPAQAFSHGPRPANGDARMHSEMAHVTRDGQHPLRHPPMGPPSHHPLQGALPPTPHSMPPSPSRIPFGPRQNSVPGSATIPRDRMSNVNPSTRSVSPCPSAILERRDVKPDQDLGGKSHTLTRGNEGLYADPYLLQEGRITMTAGHGQHSSPGLDGPEHGMGGFHRASIRSTSSYGGPSPTDSVDHSPLYRQKSRNSQLPTLGSKTPPPSPHRMTEVRMIDIHGMPPHGVPPHGVPPHGVPPHAVPPHGVSLERGSPVRQSFRKEEVAGAKPRNSMGSPVVPDPQGHSQGPAPTPNDQETRERMKFMEQQITSLTGLVHHVLLKAPNSSGNKESQSERTPNTSSPAHSTPSSAGGSTIVAPKTNSAPPDKNLSPLKVNLMQFRNNVSDLRIQLHQMRQLQVQNQEVLRVQLKRAEQEITIKLTEAMRRAEDPVQRQRAVVEEDRHKYLGLEERVLVQLSELEQYVASLQPDSATTTRVVTLKDVEEGAITLRKVGESLAGLKGEFPALQTRMRAVLRVEVEAVKFLKEEPHKLDSMLKRVKSLTDSLSSLRRYATEGSQKGVDISINASVGVNHTTAAETAVEAPSTSVQLTSSSAPPEAQSSTVRSEVMPSSPVVIHHVQSSPVHIQQSQQSAALIAQPSPPLTPSPTQIPSPNLSKHQDRESPKGSVSDPSSPARLKKIHGNLVNNGNSAPHQDLVIEELQNTKEKSKNRVMSIEAAEKEWEEKRQNMGHYDGKEFEKILQEAQANMMKGIPSLEVEESQILLSAGIVEQRDIPSPFESPSEESLVDKPAKKGSDKLPKPLLEKSIKPASSKTAIKSAATDNLTRQGSDKSNKSPPPPPPRKTFSSSNSGMTTTRSGEVVYTTRKESISAQEVEEDAPLPSPQFKPTKVAPETKPKPITPPPVTASVNREEEDEGDKIMAELQVFQKCTVKDLGIKNLVEPTNRIETQIKELRPGNLLPHKEKKQSSEPSREDKDPDTDENGNTTTRQSPGVIYYVTGQIPKDQPPPSGLEDTPEHRESSQPLTQVSNVNANDNSPSQQQQMLQMQMSPQPKSPPPVTPPPISPKPTGLNGFKLPQKQVKRAESLKTSAEVKKEKKLNKTNTEKKTKQASEHVSSFKNTKQILPTSNNPVKEVPKVQRHGKTASNKRDLTIANFDDGDDGAGLSPDLPGEEAPPPPDIAFMITNKKVQPLSCGEYQELVNANKGSVQTVTVGSASNKANTTVDPTMPQDNGFHKKPVIIIFNEPMDIRSAYKRLSTIFECEEELERMLAEERIDEESEESDTERSTGLQVRAGSAEMVDGEKIISTQSTAEHTGSSSSSSSSISELMDSGMNTDTNGDAKQDGKKKFKFKFPKKQLAALTQAIRTGTKSGKKTLQVVVYEDEEESDGTVRQHREAKRFEITRSKSFAEGTKGSVSITQTDQNSDALCRTNEIRKNAYKTLDSLEQTIKQLETTINEMGPCSPEEPVSTEDTKARPGKESDVVGLKRSSSLPTSRAHGPKVSSKSLLQKKTKPQLLPRPVVAPSSTSTSATVLSVPTSIQQIPLQNTSAASPSSRMPVPLSAKSRQSPATSDKAGKQQKLQDAQRQFRQANGSAKRVGGDHKTAPPTIPVSKIPAFYPSSAKGSCQSALNSDATNPINPSSAPPSATKSSHTPRSGSLPSSHIPSLSNGSLKLPAPSQHTGKALSFSSQTQNGRVHSSSSSSFSSSSSFSPSPLSPTPLGPGGKSIRTIHTPSFTSYRSHNGSSSKSSIPTTTAAKDTT; from the exons GAACATCACAGATCACTCTTGCCTCAAAGTGTACCACAAGGATCCAGCTCAGGCTTTCAGCCATGGACCTCGGCCTGCCAACGGCGATGCCAGG ATGCACAGCGAGATGGCACATGTCACCCGTGATGGTCAGCACCCTCTAAGACATCCACCTATGGGTCCTCCATCACACCATCCCCTGCAAGGAGCACTCCCACCTACTCCCCACTCCATGCCACCATCCCCCTCCCGAATCCCATTTGGCCCACGTCAGAACTCTGTCCCTGGAAGCGCCACTATCCCAAGAGACCGGATGTCTAATGTCAATCCTTCAACCCGGTCTGTCTCTCCTTGTCCCAGCGCTATACTGGAGAGACGGGACGTGAAGCCAGATCAAGACTTGGGTGGGAAAAGTCACACTCTAACCAGAGGGAATGAGGGTTTGTATGCAGATCCATATCTGCTCCAAGAGGGACGAATCACCATGACTGCAGGTCATGGGCAGCACAGCAGCCCTGGACTTGATGGTCCAGAACATGGCATGGGGGGATTTCACCGTGCCTCCATCCGCTCTACAAGCTCTTATGGTGGGCCCAGTCCTACAGACTCTGTGGATCACTCTCCTTTGTACAGGCAGAAGTCTCGAAACAGTCAGTTGCCTACTTTGGGTTCCAAGACTCCTCCTCCGTCCCCTCATAGGATGACTGAGGTACGGATGATTGATATCCACGGCATGCCCCCTCATGGTGTACCACCTCATGGTGTTCCACCTCATGGTGTTCCACCTCATGCTGTCCCACCTCATGGTGTTTCCCTGGAGAGAGGCTCACCAGTGCGCCAGTCCTTCAGGAAGGAAGAAGTTGCAGGGGCTAAGCCCAGGAACAGCATGGGATCTCCTGTGGTCCCAGACCCTCAGGGTCACTCTCAAGGGCCGGCTCCAACTCCAAATGACCAGGAGACACG AGAGCGAATGAAGTTTATGGAGCAACAGATTACCAGCTTGACTGGTCTTGTTCATCATGTACTTTTAAAGGCTCCAAACTCTAGTGGCAACAAGGAGTCTCAAAG CGAGAGAACACCAAATACTTCATCTCCAGCTCACAGCACACCTAGTTCAG CAGGTGGATCTACTATCGTGGCTCCTAAAACCAATTCAGCCCCACCAGACAAGAACTTATCTCCACTCAAAGTGAATCTCATGCAGTTCAGAAATAATGTTTCTGACCTCAGGATACAACTTCATCAGATGAGACAGCTGCAG gtccagaaccaggaggttttACGGGTGCAGCTGAAGCGGGCAGAGCAGGAAATTACTATTAAACTCACAGAGGCAATGCGGCGGGCGGAAGACCCTGTCCAGAGGCAGAGAGCTGTGGTAGAGGAGGACAGGCACAAGTACTTGGGTCTGGAGGAACGTGTCCTTGTACAGCTCAG tgagctGGAGCAATATGTAGCATCTCTGCAACCCGATTCAGCAACAACAACCAGGGTGGTGACCTTAAAGGATGTAGAGGAGGGAGCAATAACTCTGAGGAAGGTGGGAGAGTCTCTGGCCGGCCTTAAAG GAGAGTTCCCAGCCCTGCAAACCAGAATGCGAGCTGTGCTCAGAGTGGAAGTGGAGGCTGTTAAATTTCTGAAGGAAGAGCCTCACAAACTCGACAGCATGCTAAAACGGGTCAAGAGCCTGACCGATTCTCTCAGCAGCCTGAGAAG ATATGCAACCGAAGGGTCTCAGAAAGGAGTAGATATTTCCATCAATGCCTCAGTAGGTGTCAACCACACAACAGCTGCAGAAACCGCTGTAGAAGCTCCATCAACATCAGTCCAGCTCACCTCTTCCTCAGCTCCACCAGAGGCACAGAGCTCCACCGTAAGATCGGAGGTGATGCCCTCCTCCCCAGTGGTCATCCATCATGTCCAGAGTTCTCCAGTTCACATACAGCAGTCCCAGCAATCTGCGGCCCTCATAGCTCAGCCCAGTCCTCCCCTCACCCCTAGCCCTACTCAGATTCCCAGTCCTAACCTGAGTAAACATCAAGACCGGGAATCTCCAAAAGGGTCGGTCTCAGATCCATCAAGTCCTGCTCGCCTCAAGAAGATTCATGGGAATCTGGTGAATAATGGCAACAGCGCTCCTCATCAGGATCTTGTAATAGAGGAGCTCCAGAACACCaaggagaaaagcaaaaacagagtTATGTCCATTGAG gcAGCTGAGAAGGAATGGGAAGAGAAAAGGCAGAATATGGGTCATTATGACGGCAAAGAGTTTGAGAAGATCCTTCAAGAGGCTCAGGCCAACATGATGAAGGGAATTCCAAGCTTAGAAGTGGAGGAAAGCCAAATACTGCTCTCTGCTGGCATAGTGGAACAAAGAGACATTCCCAGCCCTTTTGAGTCACCATCag AGGAGTCTCTAGTAGACAAACCCGCCAAAAAGGGGTCCGATAAACTACCGAAGCCTTTATTGGAGAAATCTATCAAGCCAGCATCTTCTAAAACTGCCATTAAGTCAGCAGCCACTGACAATTTGACCAGACAGGGGTCTGACAAATCAAACAAGTCCCCACCACCGCCACCTCCAAGAAAAACCTTCTCCAGCTCAAATTCAGGCATGACTACAACACGTTCTGGAGAGGTGGTCTATACAACTCGGAAGGAAAGCATCTCAGCACAG GAGGTTGAGGAAGATGCTCCTCTTCCATCCCCTCAGTTCAAGCCCACAAAGGTTGCTCCGGAGACCAAGCCGAAGCCCATCACACCCCCTCCTGTCACTGCTTCTGTTAAcagagaagaggaggatgaagggGACAAGATCATGGCGGAGCTTCAG GTTTTCCAGAAGTGCACAGTTAAGGATCTAGGGATAAAAAATTTGGTTGAGCCTACCAATCGAATTGAAACCCAAATCAAAGAACTAAGACCAGGAAATTTGTTGCCccacaaagagaaaaag CAGAGCTCAGAACCAAGTCGAGAGGATAAAGATCCAGACACAGAtgaaaatggaaacacaactacAAGACAAAGCCCTGGG GTCATATATTATGTGACTGGCCAGATTCCCAAAGATCAACCACCCCCATCAGGACTGGAAGACACCCCAGAACACAGGGAGTCCTCACAGCCTCTAACACAGGTGTCAAATGTCAATGCTAATGACAATTCTCCAAGCCAGCAACAACAGATGCTGCAGATGCAGATGTCTCCACAACCAAAATCACCTCCACCTGTTACACCCCCACCTATATCACCTAAACCCACTGGACTCAATGGATTCAAACTGCCACAAAAGCAAGTTAAGCGTGCTGAATCCTTGAAGACTAGTGCAGAagtaaagaaggaaaagaaactcaacaaaacaaacactgaaaagaaaaccaaacaggCCTCAGAGCATGTTtcctcatttaaaaatacaaagcaaaTATTGCCCACATCCAACAATCCTGTGAAAGAGGTACCTAAAGTTCAGCGACATGGAAAGACTGCAAGTAACAAACGTGATTTGACTATAGCTAATtttgatgatggtgatgatggagCCGGTCTTAGCCCTGACTTACCTGGAGAGGAAGCTCCCCCGCCACCAGACATTGCATTTATGATCACTAACAAAAAGGTTCAGCCACTTTCTTGTGGCGAGTACCAAGAACTGGTCAACGCCAACAAGGGTAGTGTCCAGACAGTTACAGTTGGCAGTGCATCAAACAAAGCCAACACCACAGTCGATCCCACTATGCCACAAGATAATGGCTTCCACAAGAAGCCTGTCATCATCATTTTTAATGAGCCAATGGATATCCGCTCAGCTTACAAGCGACTGTCCACCATATTTGAATGTGAAGAAGAGCTGGAGAGAATGCTTGCAGAAGAGCGCATAGATGAAGAAAGTGAGGAGTCAGACACTGAAAGAAGCACTGGATTGCAAGTAAGAGCTGGCAGTGCAGAAATGGTTGATGGTGAAAAGATCATCTCCACACAGAGTACTGCGGAGCACACAGGatcatcatcctcatcttcatcttcaataTCTGAACTAATGGACAGTGGAATGAACACAGATACAAATGGAGATGCCAAACAAGATGGAAAGAAGAAGTTTAAATTTAAGTTCCCAAAGAAACAGCTAGCAGCACTGACACAAGCAATTCGCACAGGCACCAAGTCTGGGAAGAAGACCTTACAAGTGGTGGTGTATGAAGACGAGGAAGAATCTGATGGTACAGTTCGGCAGCACAGGGAAGCAAAGAGATTTGAGATCACTCGCTCAAAATCCTTTGCAGAGGGCACCAAGGGATCAGTGTCTATCACACAAACAGACCAGAACTCAGACGCCCTTTGCAGAACCAATGAGATTCGGAAGAATGCCTACAAGACTCTGGACAGTCTTGAACAAACCATCAAACAGCTGGAAACAACTATTAATGAAATGGGACCATGCTCCCCGGAGGAGCCAGTCAGCACTGAAGACACTAAGGCAAGACCTGGAAAAGAATCTGATGTGGTTGGGTTGAAGAGGTCTTCCTCTCTCCCTACCTCTAGAGCGCATGGGCCTAAAGTATCCAGTAAAAGTTTGCTGCAGAAGAAGACAAAACCTCAGCTCCTTCCTCGCCCTGTTGTGGCCCCTTCTTCCACCAGCACCTCCGCCACAGTCCTCAGTGTACCCACCAGCATACAACAG ATCCCCTTGCAGAACACCAGTGCCGCTTCCCCTTCTAGTCGGATGCCGGTCCCTTTGTCTGCGAAGTCCAGACAGTCGCCGGCTACATCTGACAAAGctggaaaacagcaaaaactgcaGGACGCTCAGAGGCAATTTCGACAG GCTAATGGAAGTGCTAAAAGAGTGGGAGGGGATCATAAAACTGCTCCCCCTACTATACCCGTCTCTAAAATCCCTGCTTTTTATCCTAGCTCTGCTAAAGGCAGCTGCCAGTCTGCGCTAAACTCAGATGCTACTAATCCCATTAACCCGTCTTCTGCTCCTCCTTCTGCGACAAAGTCCTCTCACACCCCCCGTTCCGGTTCCCTACCCTCATCCCATATCCCCTCACTGTCTAACGGATCCCTCAAACTCCCTGCACCTTCACAACACACAGGTAAAGCTCTCTCGTTCTCCTCACAGACTCAGAATGGTCGAGtgcactcctcctcctcctcttcattctcctcctcctcctccttctccccctCCCCTCTGTCTCCCACACCATTGGGGCCAGGTGGAAAGAGCATCCGCACCATACACACCCCCAGCTTCACCAGCTACAGATCGCAcaacggcagcagcagcaaatccTCCATCccaacaactacagcagctaAGGACACAACTTAG